A part of candidate division WOR-3 bacterium genomic DNA contains:
- a CDS encoding AAA family ATPase: MKEGKKLKKSKLKKNKPFIIAVSGFTGAGKSFVANVISKKIDCVVLRSDVIRKEISGINLNQHVYEDFEKGIYSKEMTEKVYKEMFKRTKRYLRESKNVILDASFLDKNKRDKLREVSKELNVKLLILWVETPPDLIKERLSKRKGDVSDGRWEIYLKQKEKYEKPDEKDIVFIESVNKKELEKILDDIILRFLST; the protein is encoded by the coding sequence ATGAAAGAAGGAAAAAAATTAAAGAAATCCAAATTAAAAAAGAATAAACCTTTTATTATAGCTGTAAGTGGTTTTACAGGCGCTGGAAAATCTTTTGTTGCAAATGTAATAAGTAAAAAAATTGATTGCGTAGTTTTAAGGTCAGATGTTATCAGAAAAGAAATTTCCGGAATAAATTTAAATCAACATGTTTATGAAGATTTTGAAAAGGGAATTTATAGCAAAGAAATGACAGAGAAAGTTTATAAGGAAATGTTTAAAAGGACTAAAAGATATTTAAGAGAATCTAAAAATGTTATTCTTGATGCAAGTTTCCTTGATAAGAATAAGAGGGATAAATTAAGGGAAGTTTCAAAAGAATTAAATGTTAAGCTTTTGATTCTTTGGGTAGAAACGCCACCTGATTTAATAAAGGAAAGACTTTCAAAGAGGAAGGGAGATGTTTCTGACGGGAGATGGGAAATTTATTTAAAACAAAAGGAAAAATACGAGAAACCAGATGAAAAAGATATAGTTTTTATTGAGAGTGTTAATAAGAAAGAATTAGAAAAGATTCTTGATGATATTATTTTACGTTTTTTAAGCACTTGA
- a CDS encoding acyl-CoA thioesterase, protein MEKVSIGKTKSEYIRVVFPEHANSIGSLYGGYMMRWILDAGTLLATKFTKGPCVIGSMDSIDFIKPVKIGDILLFESFVEYVGNTSIEIGVNVFSGRYDKEELACISNLSFVALDSEGNKRIIDRKVYPENEEEEKIYKMAIERRERRKKRILEFKKNPPEFSTLETKWSITAHRVIFPEDTLFLKRAYGGKVLMVMDELAAILARKYAKGICVTASVDEMDFLAPAYIGEILNMEAYITSVFNTSLEILVKVFAENPEKGEFRHVVSSYMVFVHLDEKGNLKKLPEYEIQKILEGAILRKKIRDERRKKIKEIQIKKE, encoded by the coding sequence TTGGAAAAAGTATCTATTGGTAAAACAAAATCCGAGTATATAAGGGTAGTTTTTCCCGAGCATGCTAATTCAATAGGAAGTTTATATGGTGGTTATATGATGAGATGGATACTTGATGCAGGTACTCTTCTTGCTACTAAATTTACAAAAGGTCCCTGCGTAATTGGCTCAATGGATTCAATTGATTTTATTAAACCTGTTAAAATCGGAGATATTTTACTTTTTGAATCTTTTGTTGAATATGTTGGTAATACTTCAATTGAGATAGGTGTTAATGTTTTTTCAGGGAGATATGACAAAGAAGAACTTGCATGTATATCAAACCTATCTTTTGTAGCACTTGATAGTGAGGGTAATAAAAGAATAATTGATAGAAAAGTTTACCCTGAAAATGAAGAGGAAGAAAAAATTTACAAAATGGCAATTGAAAGAAGAGAGAGAAGGAAAAAGAGAATTTTAGAGTTTAAAAAAAATCCACCAGAGTTTAGCACTTTAGAGACTAAGTGGTCAATAACTGCTCACAGAGTTATTTTTCCTGAAGATACACTTTTTTTAAAAAGAGCCTATGGAGGGAAAGTATTAATGGTTATGGATGAGCTTGCTGCTATCCTTGCGAGAAAGTATGCAAAGGGAATATGTGTTACAGCATCTGTTGATGAAATGGATTTTCTTGCCCCTGCTTATATAGGAGAAATTTTAAATATGGAGGCTTATATAACATCAGTATTTAATACAAGTTTAGAAATTCTTGTAAAGGTTTTTGCTGAGAATCCTGAAAAGGGAGAGTTTAGACATGTGGTTAGTTCCTATATGGTTTTTGTTCATCTTGATGAGAAAGGAAATCTAAAAAAGTTACCTGAATATGAAATTCAAAAAATTCTTGAAGGTGCAATCTTGAGGAAAAAGATAAGAGATGAAAGAAGGAAAAAAATTAAAGAAATCCAAATTAAAAAAGAATAA